The sequence CATTTACAATCATCTTAGTCGATATAAATAAGAAACTTCTGGAAAAAGGATATGATCCTAATGTGAAGGTGGAGGGGTCATGGCTCCCATTAAGCACTGCGGCCTTTGATGGTCAAATAGAGACCGCAAAAAAATTAATAAATAAAGGTGCAGATTTGGATTTAGCGATCTATGAGCTAAAAGAATTTGCATCGAAACAATCGCCCTACTTGAGCTATCCAGATAATAGAAAAGCATATGATAAGGCTAATTTGGCTGTTGAAATGCTGAATAGATTTACGCCCAGGCAGATAGTCCAACAAACTAATGTCTCTCAAAACATAACCAAAGAAGACCTCGCAAACATCGTTAAATCCGTAGTCGAAGATGCGAAAAAGTCTCAAAATAAAGACATAAAGACAGCCTCCGCAGTTCAATCAGATATAGATAAACCTTTTTTCAGCACAGCTTCAAAAATCATGGGTGACAATGATTATGCAATTATCATTGGGATTGAAGGTTATAGCAGTTTGCCGAAATCTGATTATTCCTACGACGATGCCATGTTGGTAAAAGATTACATTAAGGCTTTGGGTGTAAAAGAGAGAAACATCGAATTACTGACCGATGAAAAGGCAACTCTGTCAGGGATAATGAAATCGATCGAAGCGTGGCTGCCGAACAAGCTCAAGAAAGGCGGAAAGGTTTTTGTTTATTATTCCGGCCACGGCTCTCCTAACCCGGTAACAGGCGAAGCGTTCATCGTTCCTCATGATGGCGACCCCAATTATCTTGATGTTACAGGATATCCCCTGAAACGGCTGTATGAGAAACTTGGACGGCTGCAGGCATCAGAGATCATTGTTGTTTTGGACTCCTGTTTTTCCGGGGCGGGTGGAAGAAGCGTCCTTGCCAAAGGAGCGCGGCCATTGGTTATGACATCACAGAGCGCCATTCTGCCACAGAACATGGTGGTGCTGTCGGCAACACAGGGCTCGCAGATAAGCACTTCGTTTCAAGAAAAAGGCTACGGAATATTTACATACTATTTCCTAAAGGCGCTCAAAGATGGCAAAAAATCTGTTGCTGAAATCTATGAACATATAAAGCCCTACGTAGAAGACGAAGCAAAATCAATAAATGTCCAGCAATCACCAAGTATCAATCCGAATTTAGACAAATTAAAAGGAAGTTTTTTATTAAGAAAATAAAGCCGAGGGGATTAGAAACGACGCCATGAAAAAACTTTTAGTAATTCTTTGCATACTTATCCTCCCTGTTTGTTCTTTCGCCTCTGAAAAACCTGTATGGGTGGAAGCAACGGGAGAAGCTTGTCTCGGTGAGATCGACACGCCAAAGGAAGTAAAGGAAAGGGCCAGGCGGGACGCCCAAAAGAATGCTCTGGAAAAGGCTGTGGGGGTTTTTATCAAGTCACATACTCTCGTATCAAACAGCCAATTGGCGGAAGATTTGATATATGCCGCCGTGAGAGGACAGATTGAAAAGTCTGAGATACTTCACGAGGGATGGGATACGAAAGAAAGGAGCCTTTACAGGATAAAGCTTAAATCTCTCATCAAACCGGTGTATCCCGAAAAAGGAAAAGGGCTTTCCGTTAAGGCGTATCTTTCCAAAACAGACCTGAAAGAGGGTGAGGAAGTCAGGATATTTTACGAGGCGAGCAACGACTGCTATATTTATATCTTTTCCGTTGCCGCAGACGGTTCGGTGACCCTGCTTCTGCCGAACTCGATTCACATGGAGAATCTAACGAGAACAGGAAAAGCTTACGAATTCCCCACTTCCGACAGCGAGATCCACCTGAAAGCCATGTTCCTTCCCGGCTACAAAGGAAAAGTTGCGGAAGAACGTATCAAACTGATCGCCACCAAAGAAAAAGAGGAGATTCTATCGTTAGGGTTTCATGAGGGAATGTTCAAGGTTTATGATTCACGGTCAACAGGAATGATCAGCGATCTTGTGAAGAGACTCAACAGAATAGATCCGGATAAATGGACGGAAACAACAGCAGTTTATACTCTTACAAGATAATTTCGCAGATAGTTGTTCTTATCATGAAACAACTATTAAATTAACCTTTAGTGTTAATTTGGCAAAAAGGGGACAAAGGTCCTGTGTTTGGTTTAATTTATTGATTCCGGCTATATTTATAGTGTAGTTTATAGTGTAGTTAATTTCATAGCTGTCATGTGATCTATTTCATTGCGGTTCTTATAATAAATAAATTATGATGAACTCGTAAAAAGTCGTTACTCCGGTGAAAACCGAAGCCCAGATGGTTTGCAACTGCTTGAAAAGACTGGATAGCGCTAATGCTTCACTACGTGCCCGGCTTTCGCCGGAATGACGGGAAAGAGAATTTTTCGACTTTTTACGAGACCATCAATTATGATAAAAGTGTAAAAAAGGTTTTTATATGAGGCTGTCAATATTATGAAAAGAAAACATCGCACAATAAAAATATCCCTGTTGCTGATAATCATGTTTACAAGCCTTTGTCTTTTCGGATGCGTAGCAGTGGGTAAAAAAACCGCAATTGTTTCCGATCTCAAAATCGCCTTTAAAGGGACTTATAAGGTTGATCCATACATGGAAAAGCATATGCCGCGGACCATTGCTATTCTTCCATTTATTGATGAATCAAAAAGCCAAAAAGGGGCTGAAGCCGTGCGCAAAGGTTTTTATAACCATCTCAGCTCCATGCCATATAAAGACATGGAACTGTTCCGTGTTGACTCCCTGCTTAGAAAAGCAGGGTTTACCGACCCTGTCGATATATACAAAACACCGCCTGAAAAATTCAAGGAGATCCTCAACGTAGATGCGGTTATTTTTGGAACCATATCAAATTTTGACAAGCTCTTTGCAGGCATTTATTCACAGGTCTCCGTCGGCGCTGAAATAAAGATGTATGATACACAGGGGAATTTTCTGTGGTCAGGCAAGCATTTGACACGCATACACGAAGGCGGCATTTCTGTTACACCTGTCGGCATTGTTGCCTCAATTATCGCCGCGGCCATGAATGTAAGAGACATACAACTGCTTAGAGCGTGCGACGATCTTTTCAGGGATATGGTTAAAACAATCCCTGCTGTGGAATATGCCGAAGCGCTCCGAAAGCCGCGTATTGAGATGCTGGCACAGGATTCAAAAGGAGAGCCCAGAAAAGCCGGCGATATAATTAAGGTGGCATTAAAAGGTGATCCAGGAATGCAGGCGTGGTTTGATATGGGTGGTTTTAAAAAAGGTATTGACATGGCGGAGGTTGAACCCGGGGGATATGTAGGATCTTACAGGGTAGTGCCGGGAGACAATATAAAGGATGTTGCTGTTACAGGGTATTTGTCTGATGATACCGGCAATACAACAAGCTGGGTTGATGCAACCAGAACCGTAACACTTGATACAACTCCGCCGAATGCCCCCAAAAACCTGGCAGCTACAGGTCGTGATAATAGAGTTGTGTTAAGCTGGGATAAAAATACAGAAGATGATCTTTCAGAATATATAGTTTACAGGAGCGATACCCCGCTCAGCGGTTTCAAGAACATAGGACAGACCGAGTTTACCGGGTTTGAGGATGAGAATGCAATAAATTTAAAAGCCTGTTATTATAAAATTTCTGCCATTGATCTGGCTGGGAATGAAAGCAGCAATGATGGGCCGGTTACAGGCACGGCAGTGCCTCCGGGGCCTACTTATGTAAAAGGCAACCTGGAAAAGAATACAATATGGTATGCTGGAGCAAGCCCATATATTATTGAAGACACAGTAATTGTTTCGGAAAGATGCTCTCTTTTAATAGAGCCGGGCACAATAATTAAATCCAGTGGAGGCGGCCTGGTTATTAGAGGCGGAATAATTGCAAGCGGCGGCAAAACTCAGGTAATTACCTTTTTATCGGTCAATGAAAGTGTTGGGGAAAGTGCTTTGGGAAGTGTTTGGGATGGGATTTTATTTGACAGTGTTAAAGGTGATAAGAATCTGCTTGCATTTTGCCGGATCAAAGATGCAGCCACAGGGGTTGAAATTAAGTCATCATCGCCGGAAATCAGAAACTGCGAATTTGTGAAAAATGATATCGGCATTAAAATTATCGGGGGTTTTTCAAATCCACAGATAGAAGAATGCATAATTCACGACAACAGTTCTACGGGCATTGAGATTATAGATGGAGCAAGAGCTTCCATCACAAATAACCGCATAAACAACAATAATGCAGGGCTGTTGATTCAGGATGCAGGATCGGTTTCAATAAAAGGTAATTTAATAACCAGCAACAAAGGCTGCGGCATTGTTGTTAAAAACAGCCAGGCGGCAATTTCAAAAAATAATATTTATGATAATGCTCCGTCCGATATGGAAGGGGCCTTCCAGGGCAAAGCTGCTGATGCTGATGATAACTGGTGGGGTAAGGCTGACTGGCATGACCTTTTGACCAATACCAGTGGGCGGATAAATATCAAAACAATCCTCGATGGTCCGTATCCTGATGGGAAACCGATCGCTATTCCGGTTATAACGGAAAATCCTGGCGGACGGATCGATACCGATTCTATCCTTGCATTCTCTGACAGCCCTTACAGAATAACAAACGACCTGATACTGGATAACGGTGCAACACTTTATATCCAGCCCGGGGTTATGCTTTTGTTTGACAAGCAGTTTTCGATTATAGCAAAAAACGGCGGCATAGCTGCCAGGGGAACAAAAGACAACCCGATTATATTTACATCTTCAGGCTCTTCCCCTTCGCCCGGAGATTATAGACATGCCATATGTTTTTCAGAGCCGACTAAAGTCAGCAGCTTTTTTAAATACTGCAAATTTGAATATGCCACAACAGCTATAGATGTCCGGCATGGAATGCCTGAAATTGCATACTGCCATATTGTAAATAATTCTCAAAGCGGGATTCGGTGCGGCAATGATGCCGGACCGAGAATATTGTATAATACGATTGCAAAAAACCTGGGGACCGGCGGAATAGAATGTGTGGGCATGTCAAAACCAGAAATTCATCACAATAACTTTGTGGAAAATGCCGTGGCAATTCAATCTTTTTCAACTATTTATATTGATGCCCGTCATAATTTCTGGGGCAAGGTGCCGCCCGACGATACAATAATATGGGGTAAAAATATAAATATAAACCCCTGGCTCGAAGCGCCTGACATGGATGCATTTTCTTTTATACAAGAGAAGGAAAATTTAACCCAATAACTTTGTGAAATCTGCGTAATCTGTGGATCAAATGGATAGAAGACTTTTTATAAAGCTTTTAAGCCACAGCGCCTTTGTTTCATACGGCTTGCTGACATGTCCGGTTTTGGGGTGGCCTGAGAGTGCATTTGATTTGGCGCTTGAAGGGCAGGATCTGATCCAGAAGAAAGATTTCCCTAAAGCAATCAAGGCGCTTCAAGAGGCTTTGCGCATAGATCCGAAAAGCGACTGGGCGTTTGGTCTTCTTGGACGGGCGCATCTTGGACTTGACCAAAAAGCAGAAGCTGTGGCTGCGTTCAGACAAGCCGTACGTTTGAATCCATTTGATACATATTCCCGCATGATGATCGAAATCACGACCCAAAAACCTATACCCCGGTCTGCAAAAAAGAAAAAACCGCTTACACCTCTTGAAAAGGAGGCAATGCGGGAAGAAGAGGAGATGCTTAAAAAACTGCATGCTGAGAAAGGGCTGGGTTATAAAGTAAAACGGGTTGTGATTGATGCGGGTCATGGTGGATTTGATCCGGGCGCTGTTGGACAAAACGGGCTGAAAGAAAAAGAGGTAACTCTGGATCTTGCGCTAAAGTTGCATGAAAGGCTGGCCAGGGAGGGAAAAATCAAATCCTTTCTGACCAGGACAGGCGACTATTATATTCCTCTTAGCGCAAGAACCGTTACTGCAAATCAATTTCAGGCAGACCTCTTTATCAGCATACACATAAATGCAAACAAAAACAGAGAGCCCAACGGCTCGGAAACATATTTCTGTTCGGAAAAGGCTTCGAGCACAGAGGCTGCGGGGGTAGCGGCCCTGGAGAATTCGGTGCTTAAGTATGATGAGCCTTACAAAAAAAAGCAGGGGTATATAGATATTGAAGAGATTTTGTTTAAGTTTG is a genomic window of Anaerolineae bacterium containing:
- a CDS encoding DUF4384 domain-containing protein, which translates into the protein MKKLLVILCILILPVCSFASEKPVWVEATGEACLGEIDTPKEVKERARRDAQKNALEKAVGVFIKSHTLVSNSQLAEDLIYAAVRGQIEKSEILHEGWDTKERSLYRIKLKSLIKPVYPEKGKGLSVKAYLSKTDLKEGEEVRIFYEASNDCYIYIFSVAADGSVTLLLPNSIHMENLTRTGKAYEFPTSDSEIHLKAMFLPGYKGKVAEERIKLIATKEKEEILSLGFHEGMFKVYDSRSTGMISDLVKRLNRIDPDKWTETTAVYTLTR
- a CDS encoding N-acetylmuramoyl-L-alanine amidase, translating into MDRRLFIKLLSHSAFVSYGLLTCPVLGWPESAFDLALEGQDLIQKKDFPKAIKALQEALRIDPKSDWAFGLLGRAHLGLDQKAEAVAAFRQAVRLNPFDTYSRMMIEITTQKPIPRSAKKKKPLTPLEKEAMREEEEMLKKLHAEKGLGYKVKRVVIDAGHGGFDPGAVGQNGLKEKEVTLDLALKLHERLAREGKIKSFLTRTGDYYIPLSARTVTANQFQADLFISIHINANKNREPNGSETYFCSEKASSTEAAGVAALENSVLKYDEPYKKKQGYIDIEEILFKFEQNLNWSESGEFAKAFQARFKKRLPLKSRGVHSADFYVLRRAKMPAILLETGFISNPDDEAMLTQPAFREKIVDAVARGLE
- a CDS encoding caspase family protein, translating into MKKDDSKAFIPLISVIFLVGMMMSGCASMMGASGHMANSLNYVRQHKGEGLRRPMAGSEAELMDMAVKSMEKANYTIIREPHAVLAKYKAGTDISYAFYFYPSQMNNQTYVEVLIASPWLTAKQMRKFQEQAFTIILVDINKKLLEKGYDPNVKVEGSWLPLSTAAFDGQIETAKKLINKGADLDLAIYELKEFASKQSPYLSYPDNRKAYDKANLAVEMLNRFTPRQIVQQTNVSQNITKEDLANIVKSVVEDAKKSQNKDIKTASAVQSDIDKPFFSTASKIMGDNDYAIIIGIEGYSSLPKSDYSYDDAMLVKDYIKALGVKERNIELLTDEKATLSGIMKSIEAWLPNKLKKGGKVFVYYSGHGSPNPVTGEAFIVPHDGDPNYLDVTGYPLKRLYEKLGRLQASEIIVVLDSCFSGAGGRSVLAKGARPLVMTSQSAILPQNMVVLSATQGSQISTSFQEKGYGIFTYYFLKALKDGKKSVAEIYEHIKPYVEDEAKSINVQQSPSINPNLDKLKGSFLLRK
- a CDS encoding GNA1162 family protein; translation: MKRKHRTIKISLLLIIMFTSLCLFGCVAVGKKTAIVSDLKIAFKGTYKVDPYMEKHMPRTIAILPFIDESKSQKGAEAVRKGFYNHLSSMPYKDMELFRVDSLLRKAGFTDPVDIYKTPPEKFKEILNVDAVIFGTISNFDKLFAGIYSQVSVGAEIKMYDTQGNFLWSGKHLTRIHEGGISVTPVGIVASIIAAAMNVRDIQLLRACDDLFRDMVKTIPAVEYAEALRKPRIEMLAQDSKGEPRKAGDIIKVALKGDPGMQAWFDMGGFKKGIDMAEVEPGGYVGSYRVVPGDNIKDVAVTGYLSDDTGNTTSWVDATRTVTLDTTPPNAPKNLAATGRDNRVVLSWDKNTEDDLSEYIVYRSDTPLSGFKNIGQTEFTGFEDENAINLKACYYKISAIDLAGNESSNDGPVTGTAVPPGPTYVKGNLEKNTIWYAGASPYIIEDTVIVSERCSLLIEPGTIIKSSGGGLVIRGGIIASGGKTQVITFLSVNESVGESALGSVWDGILFDSVKGDKNLLAFCRIKDAATGVEIKSSSPEIRNCEFVKNDIGIKIIGGFSNPQIEECIIHDNSSTGIEIIDGARASITNNRINNNNAGLLIQDAGSVSIKGNLITSNKGCGIVVKNSQAAISKNNIYDNAPSDMEGAFQGKAADADDNWWGKADWHDLLTNTSGRINIKTILDGPYPDGKPIAIPVITENPGGRIDTDSILAFSDSPYRITNDLILDNGATLYIQPGVMLLFDKQFSIIAKNGGIAARGTKDNPIIFTSSGSSPSPGDYRHAICFSEPTKVSSFFKYCKFEYATTAIDVRHGMPEIAYCHIVNNSQSGIRCGNDAGPRILYNTIAKNLGTGGIECVGMSKPEIHHNNFVENAVAIQSFSTIYIDARHNFWGKVPPDDTIIWGKNININPWLEAPDMDAFSFIQEKENLTQ